The following are from one region of the Dehalococcoidales bacterium genome:
- a CDS encoding Rieske 2Fe-2S domain-containing protein, producing MARFVKVGNVGEMESGEMKAVQINGHEVLVARVGNEYYASDNRCPHMGGRLSQGQLQGTIVTCPRHGSQFDLSSGEVVRWLKGSGLLAAVSRALKTPRPLITYRTKVDGDRILLRT from the coding sequence ATGGCAAGATTCGTGAAGGTAGGTAACGTAGGCGAAATGGAAAGCGGAGAGATGAAAGCGGTACAGATCAACGGACATGAAGTACTCGTGGCCAGGGTTGGAAACGAGTACTACGCGTCAGACAACCGCTGTCCGCATATGGGTGGCAGGTTGTCCCAGGGTCAGCTGCAGGGCACCATCGTCACGTGCCCTCGCCACGGTTCCCAGTTTGACCTGTCCAGTGGTGAGGTGGTCCGCTGGTTGAAAGGCTCAGGACTCCTGGCAGCGGTCAGCAGGGCACTTAAGACACCCAGGCCACTCATAACCTACAGGACCAAGGTTGATGGTGACCGAATACTGCTGCGAACCTAG